In Hevea brasiliensis isolate MT/VB/25A 57/8 chromosome 13, ASM3005281v1, whole genome shotgun sequence, a single genomic region encodes these proteins:
- the LOC110655721 gene encoding equilibrative nucleotide transporter 8: MPATSTMEKMESEKGLGDQPGPRDSYKIAYIIHFLLGAGNLLPWNAFITAVDYFGNLYPTRHVEKVFSVAYMSSSVVVLILVISRGGWSKKLTYRLRMNLGFSMFVLSSMVPPTIDWFGRPKGAYGVTVASVVVCGLADGLIGGSLIGSAGKLPKGYMQAVFAGTASSGVLVSILRIITKASLPQTPQGLRTSAHFYFIVSTIILMCCTLCCNFLYKLPVMEQHFTLLPNDDSLTSRPTFWAVARKIRWPVFGILIIYVVTLSIFPGFIAESLASKLLEDWYPVLLITVYNVSDFVGKSLTAIYVLKSIKKATWACILRLLFYPLFAACLNGPKWLRTEVPVMSLTFLLGASNGYLTSVIMILAPKSVPVFEAELSAIVLVVFLGLGLVGGSVLGWFWIV; the protein is encoded by the exons ATGCCTGCAACTTCAACAATGGAAAAAATGGAAAGTGAGAAAGGACTTGGAGATCAACCTGGGCCAAGAGACTCCTACAAGATTGCTTATATAATCCATTTTTTGCTTGGTGCTGGTAATTTGCTTCCCTGGAATGCTTTTATCACGGCTGTCGATTACTTTGGAAATCTCTACCCAACCAGGCACGTTGAGAAGGTCTTTTCTGTAGCTTATATGAGTTCTTCGGTTGTAGTTCTAATTTTAGTCATAAGTCGGGGTGGTTGGAGCAAGAAACTCACTTACAGGTTGAGAATGAACTTGGGATTTTCCATGTTTGTTCTCTCTTCAATGGTGCCTCCAACAATAGATTGGTTTGGGAGACCAAAGGGAGCCTACGGTGTGACAGTAGCATCGGTGGTGGTTTGTGGTTTAGCTGATGGTTTGATAGGAGGAAGTCTAATAGGATCAGCAGGAAAGCTTCCCAAAGGGTACATGCAAGCTGTTTTTGCCGGAACTGCCTCTTCAG GGGTTCTTGTCTCCATCTTGAGGATTATAACAAAGGCATCACTCCCGCAGACTCCCCAAGGTCTCAGAACAAGTGCTCACTTCTATTTTATAGTTAGCACAATTATTCTGATGTGCTGCACACTCTGCTGCAATTTCTTATACAAGTTACCAGTTATGGAACAGCATTTCACGCTTCTTCCAAACGATGATTCATTGACTTCAAGGCCAACATTTTGGGCGGTTGCAAGAAAAATCCGTTGGCCAGTTTTCGGGATTCTCATCATTTATGTTGTTACTCTTTCAATTTTCCCTGGATTCATAGCTGAAAGTCTTGCATCCAAGTTGCTAGAGGATTGGTATCCAGTTCTTCTGATAACGGTGTATAATGTTTCAGATTTCGTAGGGAAATCCTTAACTGCGATATATGTTCTGAAGAGCATCAAGAAAGCAACATGGGCTTGCATTCTTAGGCTTTTGTTCTATCCGCTCTTTGCAGCATGCCTGAATGGACCCAAATGGCTGAGAACTGAAGTGCCAGTGATGTCGCTAACCTTTTTGCTTGGAGCAAGTAATGGCTATCTGACAAGCGTCATCATGATCCTTGCTCCTAAGTCAGTTCCAGTTTTTGAAGCTGAGTTATCTGCAATTGTTCTGGTTGTGTTCTTAGGACTTGGGTTGGTTGGTGGTTCAGTTCTTGGCTGGTTTTGGATCGTATGA
- the LOC110655722 gene encoding uncharacterized protein LOC110655722 → MLLRSASTPILNSWIPHSKESSPEPEIFHQIHKTRSLALTASCSCSFSSSSISSYDESIKKMTKALSENDLKHLSVPKKKPVNKIMDGITLEEEDEKTALMGPGLSIESSLLNEECDVRTKDNGLLGLLVGGGIGSGGGKICGGGGGNGGSDSGGDGNSGFWDSNSGNDSTDIYYQKMIEANPGNSLLLSNYAKFLKEVQKDYVKAEEYCGRAILANPNDENVLSMYADLIWQRHKDASRAETYFDQAVKAAPNDCFVLASYARFLWDAEEEDEEGQGEEMSESSPPTVFHGKPPPLAAAS, encoded by the exons ATGCTTCTACGAAGCGCATCTACGCCAATACTTAACTCATGGATCCCTCACTCCAAAGAATCCTCACCAGAGCCTGAAATCTTTCACCAAATCCACAAAACTCGATCGCTTGCTTTAACAGCTTCTTGTTCCTGTTCATTCTCTTCGTCTTCTATTTCCTCTTATGATGAGTCGATCAAGAAAATGACCAAAGCCCTCTCTGAGAACGATCTCAAACACCTTTCGGTGCCGAAGAAGAAACCCGTCAACAAAATCATGGATGGGATCACGCTTGAGGAGGAAGACGAGAAAACGGCGTTGATGGGTCCTGGTTTGTCTATTGAATCTAGTTTGTTAAATGAGGAGTGCGACGTTAGGACGAAAGATAATGGGTTGCTGGGGCTTTTGGTGGGTGGTGGAATTGGTAGTGGTGGCGGGAAAATCTGTGGCGGAGGTGGTGGGAATGGTGGATCGGACAGCGGAGGTGATGGCAACTCTGGGTTTTGGGATTCAAATAGCGGGAATGATAGTACAGATATTTATTATCAAAAAATGATCGAAGCAAATCCGGGGAATTCGCTGTTGCTCAGCAATTATGCGAAATTCTTGAAAGAG GTTCAAAAAGATTATGTAAAGGCTGAAGAGTACTGTGGAAGAGCAATCTTAGCAAACCCCAATGATGAAAACGTTTTATCTATGTACGCTGATTTGATATGGCAGAGGCATAAGGATGCTTCTCGTGCTGAGACATATTTCGATCAAGCTGTTAAAGCGGCCCCTAATGATTG TTTTGTGCTAGCATCATATGCTCGGTTTCTATGGGATgctgaagaagaagatgaggagGGGCAAGGAGAAGAGATGAGTGAATCATCACCACCGACTGTGTTTCATGGAAAGCCACCTCCTTTAGCTGCTGCTTCATAA